The Persephonella hydrogeniphila sequence GTTGCACCAACTCTTTTTAAGATATCAATAATATCTTTAGCAGCTGCACCCATTGTATTTGACAGATAATTAACCGTATCACCAACTTCCTGCAGAGTCTGGATTGTTGGAATAGCAAATGCATTTTTTATTTCTCCAAATGCTTTTCCTGCTTCTTCTGGAAGCATATCAAATGCAAAAGCTGCTTTAGATACCATTTCTGTAAATTCTATAAGCTGATCTTTAGGAATCCCCATCTGAGACAATGAAGCCGATAATGCAAATATTTCATCTGTTGCAAGAGGAATTTGAGAGGACATTTTCATAAATGCTTCTGTATATTTGGATAATTCTTCTTCTGAAGCTCCAACAACTTTATTAAATTCATAGACTTGCTTTTCAAGCTGAATAGCAGAGGTAACGGGTAGGGCAAAAGCTGCTGTAATACTTCCACCTAAGATAGCCAGATCCTTACCAATATTTGCAAGCTTGCTTGAAGTTTTGTATAAACTGTCCAGAGATTTCTGGACTTCCTCAGAAACTTTCTCTATATGTTTTAGAGGTTTAGAAAGCTTGTCAATTGCTTCAAAAACAATCCCTACTTTAAATATATCGTCAGCTCCAAACATTATAATCCTCGGATTATTTCTGATATTTCTCCTATAACTTTAATCTTTGCATTTTGGAGAAAATGTTTCCCTTCTATTTTTGTCTGTTTTTTCAGAACAAATAATGGAATAACTTGTTTTTTCTTTGATGCCATCAGAACATTATTTTTAACGAATATGTTAAAACCTTGCTTTTTAAGTACACCTATGAAAGCCCTTGGAGAACCATACTTTTCAGCTTGCTTTTTTATTTTTTTGTTCACTGGAATTGCAAGGAATTTTGCATTTACAGGCTTTATTGTAGCTCCGTGTTCCTGTGCTGGTCCATATTCCACATTAGTTCCAACAGCAGACCAGTTATCTCCTATTTCTACTTTTATACTTCTTCTTAGATGCCCTGTATCAACAGGAACTTCTTCTTTTGCATATTTTTCTGCCCGAGCTGCAGCTTCTTTTAGAAATCTTCTTTCTTTTTCTTTGAATTCTTTTATCTTTTTTTCTAATGCTTTGTGAAACCTTTCAAAACCAAAAGTTCCTGCCATTATGCATTTTCCTCTTGCCAGTTATTCTCCGGATTGTAATCTGTGTCTTCTGCTTCACTTTCAACCAGTTGTGGTAGATAATCCTCAATAATTGCTTTGGCTTGCTGCTCGTTAATTATTCCTGCTGCTACAAGTTTTGATATGCTGTCAACGACATCTTTAAGGTCTTTTTTGTAAGGTTCTGGGAATTCTACTTCTGTTTCATAAGTGCTGAATTTATATCCTTCGTTTAATTCTAAAAGTTTGAGTATTATTCTGTTTGCATCTTGAATAGCCTGTTTCCAGATAAGCTGTCTTCTTTTTGTTTTCCTTATTATTGGGTGCATTTGTTCTTTAACTGATGCGAGTGAGGATGGTGTATGAGCCCCTAAAAGAAATTCTGGTGTTTCGGACAGTATCACAATGTTGTAAAAAAGTATTTCAAGAAAATCCTTTAGCTCACCAAACGGTCTTGAGCTTTCTAAAAATTTTGCTTCACTGTCTTCCGGAAGAAGTAATGCTTTATTCATATCCCAGTTTTTTATCTGTTTTTCTGCTGCTTCTGTATCTCTTGTGATGATCACCGGGGTTGGTGTTCCGTGATATTTAAGGTTTTTTCTTGCAGCTTCTATTGTATCGCTGTAAGCCTTGATGGCTTTTATGATTGCTTCTGTTATATCTCCGGTTCCATAAAGTTCTCCTGCGAATCTATCGTAAGCAATATGAATAATAGGGATTTCTTTTATTTTGTTTTCTAATTTTTCCACTAATCTGTCGTCTTTATATGTTTCTATGTAATTGGAAGTTAATCTTGTTGTGATTTTAGCTTGAGATATACCTTGTAAATCTGGGCTGACTATATGAGTTATAAGTATTTCTTTGTAATCTCTTATATCTGCAGGATTAGGGATAATAGAAACCTTTCCCGGAAAAACCGTCATTATATCAATGCCGTTTTTGTAACCTATAAATAGATAAGCATTTCCAAAAAGTGAAGCATCTCTTCCAGCTGATTGAATTTCTTCTAAATTATCGTTCCAGATTTTTGAAAGTATATCTTGAGCTTCTTTATCTTCGCTTTTTATTGAAAATCCATCTGCAAATACAAAAGAAGTTGAAATATTTGTTATGGCTTTAACGAAAAACTCTTCTCTATAATATTGTTTTAGTTTTTCTGGATCCAGCTGTGAATAATCATCCTCCGCAACTTTGCTCCAGAAAGAATCTATTAAAGAAGGGACTTTTCTTAATGGTGTCTTGAATATATCAAAAAAACCCATAGTTCACCTTTGGAAAATGTTTTGATAAAAGGTTAATTCTGAAGTGGTAAGATTGTTAGGACAGGTTGGACAAGAGATTATTTGAGATTTTTGAGTTTTCCATAAAGTAAAGGTGCATTTTCTTTAGTAATAAATAATATTGATTCATAAACTCCGGGTTCTGTTATTTCTTTTTTGAACTTATTCAAAATTTCATCAACCATATTTATTAGTTCTGGATCTTTTGTTTCTAATGCTCTTTCCATATCATAAATGTCTACTCCAAGAAATTCATCTACATCAAAATCCAAAAGTATATACTTGAGAGCATATTTAATATCTTCTTTATTTTTTACCTTCGCCATCGCCGAGCTCCATAAAGATTTTATTGCCTATATGTTTTTCCAACAATGCTTTTTGTTCTTGAATATAATTTAAAACTCTTTCTTTATTGGTGCTACCTTTTTCCTTGTCAACTTTAAAAAATGTTCTGATCTTAAGTGTATCTTTATCTATTATAGCTATTGTTCCTGTTTTGTATTTCACAAACATATATTTACCTGTATTCTTCAATCCTGTATCGTCAAAATAAAAAACTCTGCTTGGATTTTCTAAAGTCTCTTTTAAAATTTGATAAAACTTTTCTTTGTAATAAACTTTTCTGTCTTCTCTTAAATTTTCCCAATGAACACCGAATATATTCGGAAGATGCTTTTCCAGTTTTATTTCTTCTTTTTCAGCTTTTATCCATTGTGGTAGTTTGTCTTTGTGAACATTTTTTAAAATTTTTCTTGTATTCCTGATATGTTTTTTCTTTTCTTTTGAAAACTGAATTTCTTTTTCAGAAACTATTGGCTTTCCATCAACATCTGCAGGAGATATTGCACATGTGCAGTTAGGATGTAGAGGTATATCCCCTCCTACTTCTGCTTCGTAAATGATATTGCATCTTGCTTGGCACTTTGGGCAAGGATTTCCTCCACATAACCATTTTACTTTAGTAACTCCAAGTTTTTTATAATAATGCAAAGAACCGTAAGTGTAAGCTCTTGCCGTTTCTGTTCTTGCGATTGTTAAAGCTCTATCGTATACATCTCTAAACACTTCATTTGATGGTAAAGGTGTTTTGGCAATTCTTCTTGCAATCTTGTAAACGGATTCTCCCTGAAGCATGCCAAGTGATATTTGTTTTTTTATTTTGCTAATTAAATCTTTTGCAAGATTGTCAGAGAATACCATAGAATAAGCTGTTAGAAACTCAACAGCTTCTTTAGGGATTAGAAAAAAGCTTTCTTTTATTTGCAGGCTTTGGGCTGATTGTTTGAAAACTTCCTTAAA is a genomic window containing:
- a CDS encoding HK97 gp10 family phage protein, which gives rise to MAGTFGFERFHKALEKKIKEFKEKERRFLKEAAARAEKYAKEEVPVDTGHLRRSIKVEIGDNWSAVGTNVEYGPAQEHGATIKPVNAKFLAIPVNKKIKKQAEKYGSPRAFIGVLKKQGFNIFVKNNVLMASKKKQVIPLFVLKKQTKIEGKHFLQNAKIKVIGEISEIIRGL
- a CDS encoding phage portal protein gives rise to the protein MGFFDIFKTPLRKVPSLIDSFWSKVAEDDYSQLDPEKLKQYYREEFFVKAITNISTSFVFADGFSIKSEDKEAQDILSKIWNDNLEEIQSAGRDASLFGNAYLFIGYKNGIDIMTVFPGKVSIIPNPADIRDYKEILITHIVSPDLQGISQAKITTRLTSNYIETYKDDRLVEKLENKIKEIPIIHIAYDRFAGELYGTGDITEAIIKAIKAYSDTIEAARKNLKYHGTPTPVIITRDTEAAEKQIKNWDMNKALLLPEDSEAKFLESSRPFGELKDFLEILFYNIVILSETPEFLLGAHTPSSLASVKEQMHPIIRKTKRRQLIWKQAIQDANRIILKLLELNEGYKFSTYETEVEFPEPYKKDLKDVVDSISKLVAAGIINEQQAKAIIEDYLPQLVESEAEDTDYNPENNWQEENA